CTGGAGgtaagcctcataaatgtgtccagtgtggaaagaGTTTTTCACAAATTTCATGTCTTAAAAACACATGCtgatacacactggagagaagcctcataaatgtgcccagtcttgggaaaagctttttcacagaTTTCAAATCTGAAGACCCACATGCGAattcacactggagagaagcctcataaatgtgcccagtgtggaaaagcatttataACCTCCACAGATCTCAATCGTcacatgcttacacatactggagaaaagccttacaaatgtgttcagtgtggaaaagctttttcacaaatGTCAACTCTTAAATGCCATATGCTAAGACACCCTACAgagaagcctcacaaatgtgcccagtgtggaaaagcttttacacGCTTGTCAACTCTTAAAAAACACATGCTCAGACACTCTATAgagaagcctcacaaatgtgcCCAATGTGGAAAAGTCTTTTCTAATGGTTCAGCTCTTAAAACCCACGAGCTTACGTACaccggagagaagcctcatcaatgtgcccagtgtggaaa
This window of the Alosa alosa isolate M-15738 ecotype Scorff River chromosome 7, AALO_Geno_1.1, whole genome shotgun sequence genome carries:
- the LOC125297406 gene encoding LOW QUALITY PROTEIN: zinc finger protein ZFP2-like (The sequence of the model RefSeq protein was modified relative to this genomic sequence to represent the inferred CDS: deleted 1 base in 1 codon) produces the protein MCPVLGKAFSQISNLKTHMRIHTGEKPHKCAQCGKAFITSTDLNRHMLTHTGEKPYKCVQCGKAFSQMSTLKCHMLRHPTEKPHKCAQCGKAFTRLSTLKKHMLRHSIEKPHKCAQCGKVFSNGSALKTHELTYTGEKPHQCAQCGKAFSQISNLKTHMRVHTREKPHECTQCGKAFTRNSTLKSHYANHTGEKPHECGKAFDRSTDILL